The following proteins come from a genomic window of Notamacropus eugenii isolate mMacEug1 chromosome X, mMacEug1.pri_v2, whole genome shotgun sequence:
- the ARR3 gene encoding arrestin-C, whose product MATSSKVFKKTCLNRRLSIYLGKRDFVDHIDSVEPIDGVVLIDPEYLKDRKVFVVLTCAFRYGRDDLDVIGLTFRKDLYVQALQVFPKEPTQAPLPLTSLQECLLQKLGDSAHPFTFQLPTNLPCSVTLQPGPEDAEKACGVDYEVKSFYAENLEEKIHKRNSVRLIIRKVQFAPLDLGPMPRAESTRHFLLSDHPLKLEAWMDKEVHYHGDPIAIHVAIHNGTSKLVKKIKVSVDQIVEVVLYSGDKYTKTVFTAEFGDTVAANSTFSKSFTVTPTLVDNRQKQGLALDGKLKHEDTNLASSTILQPGTDKEALGILVSYQVRISIVASRGGILGDLTSSDISVMLPLSLMHPKPSSESSSSRDIVIEDFAQQWPKETDETEEEATATASGAEDN is encoded by the exons ATGGCCACCAGCTCCAA GGTGTTTAAGAAGACCTGCCTCAATAGGAGG CTTTCCATCTACCTAGGGAAACGAGACTTTGTGGACCATATAGACTCAGTGGAACCCATTG ATGGTGTTGTCCTGATTGACCCTGAGTACTTGAAAGATCGAAAAG TCTTTGTGGTGCTGACTTGTGCCTTCCGTTATGGCCGGGATGATCTGGACGTGATCGGTCTGACATTCCGAAAAGACCTCTATGTGCAGGCCCTGCAAGTTTTCCCCAAAGAGCCCACCCAAGCCCCATTGCCCCTCACAAGCCTTCAAGAATGCCTGCTGCAAAAGCTGGGTGACAGTGCCCATCCCTTTACCTTCCAG CTGCCCACCAATCTGCCTTGTTCAGTGACCCTGCAGCCTGGGCCCGAGGATGCTGAAAAG GCATGTGGAGTGGACTATGAAGTGAAGAGTTTCTATGCTGAGAATCTAGAGGAGAAAATCCACAAGAG GAACTCTGTTCGGCTGATCATTCGGAAGGTGCAGTTTGCCCCCCTGGACCTAGGCCCCATGCCCCGAGCTGAGAGCACCCGTCACTTCCTTCTGTCCGACCACCCCCTAAAGCTTGAAGCTTGGATGGACAAGGAG GTTCACTACCATGGGGACCCCATTGCTATCCACGTCGCCATCCACAATGGCACCAGCAAGCTCGTCAAGAAAATCAAGGTGTCAG TTGACCAGATTGTTGAAGTTGTCCTGTACTCTGGAGACAAGTACACCAAGACTGTATTTACTGCAGAGTTTGG AGACACCGTAGCTGCCAATTCCACCTTCTCCAAGAGCTTCACGGTAACTCCAACCCTGGTGGACAACCGTCAGAAACAGGGCCTGGCCTTGGATGGCAAACTGAAGCATGAAGACACCAATTTGGCCTCCAGTACCAT CCTGCAGCCTGGCACAGACAAAGAGGCTCTGGGGATCCTAGTGTCCTACCAAGTCAGGATCAGCATAGTAGCGTCTCGTGGAGG CATCCTAGGAGATCTGACATCCAG TGACATCAGCGTGATGCTTCCTTTGAGCCTGATGCATCCTAAGCCATCTTCTG AAAGCTCTAGCTCCAGA GATATTGTCATTGAAGACTTTGCTCAGCAGTGGCCAAAGGAGACAGATGAGACTGAGGAAGAGGCCACCGCCACTGCCTCGGGGGCTGAGGACAACTGA
- the P2RY4 gene encoding P2Y purinoceptor 4, whose translation MASIDTLVLSPAGPSPDPSPGTSSGDMEVECWFNEEFKFILLPVTYAVVFVLGLSLNVPTLFLFLFRLHPWDATATYMFHLALSDTLYVLSLPTLIYYYAAHNDWPFGTGLCKFIRFLFYWNLYSSVLFLTCISVHRYLGICHPLRALRWGRPHVASLICLAVWLTVAACLVPNLFFVTTSTRGTTTLCHDTTKPEDFNHYVHFSSAVMALLFGLPFLVTLVCYGLMARRLWRPPPGAAHSSTRLRSLRTIAVVLTVFAICFVPFHITRTIYYLARLLEADCRTLGIVNITYKVTRPLASANSCLDPVLYLLTGDKYRRQLQQLCCKRPNQVRAVSSLALVSRPEESSCR comes from the coding sequence ATGGCCAGCATTGACACCTTGGTGCTCAGCCCTGCTGGCCCATCCCCTGACCCATCCCCTGGCACCAGCAGTGGTGACATGGAGGTGGAATGCTGGTTCAATGAAGAGTTCAAATTCATCTTGCTCCCAGTAACCTACGCTGTGGTCTTTGTGCTGGGTCTGAGCCTCAATGTCCccaccctctttctctttctctttcgcCTTCACCCCTGGGATGCCACGGCCACCTACATGTTCCACCTGGCACTGTCTGACACCCTCTACGTGCTCTCGCTGCCGACCCTCATCTATTACTATGCGGCCCACAATGATTGGCCATTTGGGACTGGCCTCTGTAAGTTCATTCGTTTCCTCTTCTACTGGAACTTGTACAGCAGCGTCCTGTTTCTGACCTGTATCAGTGTGCACCGCTACCTGGGCATCTGCCACCCACTGCGGGCCCTCCGCTGGGGCCGCCCACATGTTGCCAGCCTCATTTGCCTGGCCGTCTGGCTGACTGTGGCTGCCTGCCTTGTACCCAACCTCTTCTTTGTCACCACCAGCACCCGAGGGACCACCACCCTGTGTCACGACACCACGAAGCCTGAGGACTTCAACCACTACGTCCATTTCAGTTCTGCAGTCATGGCTCTGCTCTTCGGGCTCCCCTTTCTGGTTACCCTGGTGTGCTATGGCCTCATGGCCCGGCGTCTGTGGCGGCCCCCACCAGGCGCTGCCCACTCCTCTACCCGCCTCCGCTCCCTGCGCACCATTGCTGTGGTCCTGACTGTCTTTGCCATCTGCTTTGTGCCCTTCCATATCACCCGCACCATCTACTACCTGGCCCGCCTCTTGGAGGCAGATTGTCGGACGCTGGGCATCGTCAATATTACCTACAAGGTGACCCGCCCACTGGCCAGTGCCAACAGCTGCCTGGATCCCGTGCTCTACCTCCTCACAGGGGACAAGTATCGGCGGCAGCTGCAGCAGCTCTGTTGCAAAAGGCCAAACCAGGTCCGTGCAGTCTCCTCCTTGGCACTCGTATCTCGGCCTGAGGAGAGCAGCTGCAGGTAG